A stretch of DNA from Bradyrhizobium algeriense:
CCGAGGACGAGGCGATCGAGATCACCAATGACACGCCGTTCGGATTGGCGGGCTTCGTGCAGTCCAGCGATCCTGATCGCGCTCGCACCGTCGCCAACCGCATCCGCGCCGGGCGCGTCTATCTCAACGGTGCGCCGTTCGACCGCAGCCTGCCCTTTGGGGGCTACAAGCAGTCCGGCAATGGGCGAGAGTTCGGGGTCTTCGGGTTTGAGGAATATCTCGAGGTGAAGGCCATACTCGGTTACTGAGGCTGGCGCATCGCGAGCGAAGGCACTCAGGCGGCGGGACGGAAATGTCCGGGCGGGTGTTTCGTATCGCGCCGGATCAGCCGGCGAAGCGTGGAAGGCTCCGCATAACCGACCTGCCGCGCGATCTGCCCGACCGACAGGCGCGTGGTCTCAAGCAGGAATCGCGCGGTCTCCAGCCTGATCCGTTGCACGAACTGAATCGGTGAGACGCCGCATGTCGCTGCAACTCGCCGGGCAAATGTCCGTGGCGCCAACGCGACGGCTTCGGCGAGTTCCTCTATCGCAAAGTCGCGCGCGATGTTGTCGCGCACCCATTTCTCGGCCTTGGCAATCCTGGGGTCCTGGCTCGCCAGATAATTGATCGCCATGAACGGCGCCTGCGAGCGCCGCCCGTCCAGCAGAAGATAGTTGGCGCAGGCTTTCGCCAGGCTTGGTCCTGCAAACCGGCCGACGACAGCAAGCATCAGGTCCATCTGCGCCATGGCTGCGCCGCCGGTTGCGATCGGCCAATCGGCGACCACCATCTGCTCCGTCAGCAGTTCGACGGCGGGATAGCGCTGCCGGAACAACGGCGCGAACCACCACGTTGTGGTTGCCCGCCGGCCGTCGAGCAAGCCCGTCTCCGCCAGCAGGAAGGTGCTCGCGCAGGACGCGGCGAGCATGGCACCCCGTCCGTGCGCCCGCCTCAGCATGTCGCCCGCGTGGCGGCACGCCGGGCTCTTCAACTTCACGTCCAGTGCGTCCGCCGTCGCCGTGCCAAGACCGGGGACGATGACGAGTTCGATTCCGCGCAGGTCGACGCTGCTGCGGCGGGATCCGCAACGCACCGTCGTAACCTTGAAGGGCGGAACGCGCTTCGCAGCACTGATGCGGTTGGCCGTTGCCATCACATCGTGGGTGATCGCCGCGCTCGAGGCCATGCACCCCTCGATCTCGACAATCGCGACTTTGGTCATGTCAAAAAATACCCGATTAATGTCAATTTTGACACTAGCCTGCCGGCCTCGAAATCGCAATGATATCTGTGAAGACATCCCCCGGAGAGCATTGGCTGCAGGCACTTTCAGCCCTGCGCTATGGCCCTGTCCGGTATTCATCGACCAACAAGGAATTGCGCCGATGCCGAAACGGTCCATGAAGCAGGACGATCCGCTTGAGGATTTCACGCGCCGCGATATCACGCTCGATGGCGTAAGCAAGGTCGTCTACGTGGCCGGCGCAGGGCCTGCCGTCATCGTGATGACGGAGATGCCGGGCATCAGCCCGCACGTCGCGCGGTTTGCCCGCTGGGTCCGCGACGCCGGCTTCACCGTCTACATGCCGTCGCTGTTCGGCCGCGATGGTGCCGTTCCAGGCGCGGAGGAAGGCGCCGCGATCTTTCAGCGCGCCTGTGTGAGCGCCGAGTTTCGCGCTTTGGCCGCAAACGAATCCAGTCCGGTGACAAAATGGCTGCGTTCGTTGGCGCATTTTGCGCATGGCGAGTGCGGCGGTCCCGGCGTCGGCGCCATCGGGATGTGCTTTACGGGAAATTTTGCGCTGACCATGATGCTCGAACCGTCGATGCTGGCGCCGGTGCTCTCGCAGCCGTCGCTGCCGCTGAACAATCCGGCAGGTATTGAAATCGCACCCGACGAAGTCAGGGCCGTTCGCGAACGGCTCGACAGGGAAGATCTGACGGTGCTGGCCTATCGCTTCGCG
This window harbors:
- a CDS encoding GlxA family transcriptional regulator, whose translation is MTKVAIVEIEGCMASSAAITHDVMATANRISAAKRVPPFKVTTVRCGSRRSSVDLRGIELVIVPGLGTATADALDVKLKSPACRHAGDMLRRAHGRGAMLAASCASTFLLAETGLLDGRRATTTWWFAPLFRQRYPAVELLTEQMVVADWPIATGGAAMAQMDLMLAVVGRFAGPSLAKACANYLLLDGRRSQAPFMAINYLASQDPRIAKAEKWVRDNIARDFAIEELAEAVALAPRTFARRVAATCGVSPIQFVQRIRLETARFLLETTRLSVGQIARQVGYAEPSTLRRLIRRDTKHPPGHFRPAA
- a CDS encoding dienelactone hydrolase family protein; amino-acid sequence: MPKRSMKQDDPLEDFTRRDITLDGVSKVVYVAGAGPAVIVMTEMPGISPHVARFARWVRDAGFTVYMPSLFGRDGAVPGAEEGAAIFQRACVSAEFRALAANESSPVTKWLRSLAHFAHGECGGPGVGAIGMCFTGNFALTMMLEPSMLAPVLSQPSLPLNNPAGIEIAPDEVRAVRERLDREDLTVLAYRFAGDKFCMAQRFAAYAEALGDRFIGRVLPDSAANTDLAPFFERHVTTPHSVVTAHLIDEAGQPTIAARDEILAFFKRRLAPSPGV